A single genomic interval of Musa acuminata AAA Group cultivar baxijiao chromosome BXJ3-4, Cavendish_Baxijiao_AAA, whole genome shotgun sequence harbors:
- the LOC135636410 gene encoding uncharacterized protein LOC135636410, producing MMLPPDQVSARAVGLVLGSLLILVFTYACLWPTEMSMSFFRSEQSSKVTCENVTQEELERALQGASMMNRTLVISRVNKEQAEENGMLRLFIRSLLEGEGTEFLIKHILFVAVDEIAFDRCTILKLNCYRLPSMEPLNPSEELVLSGGLDMMWGTGLLLGEVLRHGYSFIFTDLDVMWLRNPFPMLSYAGEDMQIYNGEPNNSSHFFFGSGFYSVAANNRTIALFDQLYAARIDSKIVNGKDMLTFLLRSISRDAFQRLGLKVHFLDAVYFSGLSQEAIDITKVTTVHADCCPSEEAKLADLTALVDAWKTYHRKSNVTLLVRNACTQSMNAASRFGFGQTSVASNDEDELGRALQGASMANKTVIISVLNKAYVEENGMLDLFLRSLREGEDTGLLIKHLVLVAVDKTALDRCRALGLHCFQLVTDGIDFSKEELYMSDDFIKMMWSRTLFLGNVLRRGYNFIFTDMDVMWLRNPFSQLHHQGEDLEISCDRYNGQPFDQSNSINTGFYFVASNNKTIALFDEWYAASRTSKGMKEQDVLYSMKSQGAFRRLGMKVRFLDTAYFSGFCEDSRDSRRVTTVHANCCRSIKAKLTDLKRALQVWKTHTGTSIRWPPHTACAHSWG from the exons ATGATGCTTCCACCCGACCAAGTCTCGGCGCGGGCCGTCGGCCTCGTCCTCGGCTCCCTCTTGATTCTGGTCTTCACCTACGCCTGCTTGTGGCCGACGGAGATGTCGATGAGCTTCTTCCGCTCTGAAC AAAGCAGTAAAGTTACTTGTGAAAATGTTACCCAGGAAGAACTAGAGAGAGCTCTACAGGGCGCGTCCATGATGAACAGGACGCTGGTCATCAGCCGAGTAAACAAGGAGCAAGCCGAGGAGAATGGCATGCTACGCCTCTTTATCCGAAGCTTGCTAGAAGGGGAGGGGACGGAGTTCTTGATCAAACACATCCTCTTCGTGGCCGTTGATGAGATCGCTTTCGACCGGTGCACCATCCTGAAGCTTAATTGCTACCGGTTGCCATCCATGGAGCCTCTGAATCCTTCGGAAGAGCTGGTTTTATCTGGTGGTCTCGACATGATGTGGGGAACAGGTCTCCTCCTTGGAGAAGTCCTGAGGCATGGTTATAGCTTTATATTCACA GATCTGGATGTAATGTGGCTGAGAAATCCATTCCCGATGCTAAGCTATGCCGGAGAAGACATGCAAATATACAATGGAGAACCTAATAATTCTTCCCACTTCTTCTTCGGCTCTGGTTTCTATTCCGTAGCTGCAAACAACAGAACCATCGCATTATTCGATCAGCTGTATGCTGCAAGGATCGACTCCAAGATCGTGAATGGAAAGGACATGTTGACGTTTCTTTTAAGATCTATATCCCGGGACGCCTTTCAGCGGCTGGGGTTGAAAGTGCATTTCTTGGACGCAGTATACTTCAGTGGTCTCTCTCAGGAAGCCATTGACATCACGAAAGTGACAACAGTGCATGCGGACTGCTGCCCCAGCGAGGAGGCCAAGCTTGCCGATCTGACTGCGCTCGTCGATGCTTGGAAGACATATCACAGGAAATCGAATGTCACATTGCTAGTGCGCAATGCCTGCACACAGTCAATGAAT GCTGCATCTCGTTTTGGATTTGGTCAGACATCAGTTGCATCCAATGACGAAGATGAGCTTGGAAGAGCGTTGCAGGGAGCTTCCATGGCGAACAAGACTGTGATAATAAGTGTTCTAAACAAGGCTTACGTCGAGGAGAACGGCATGTTGGACCTCTTCCTTCGGAGCTTGCGGGAAGGCGAGGACACAGGGCTTTTGATCAAACACCTTGTCCTCGTGGCAGTCGACAAGACGGCCTTGGACCGATGCCGTGCCCTGGGACTCCACTGCTTCCAGCTCGTCACCGATGGCATCGACTTCTCCAAGGAGGAACTTTACATGTCCGACGACTTCATCAAGATGATGTGGAGCAGGACTCTCTTCCTCGGAAATGTCCTCAGGCGAGGATACAACTTCATCTTCACA GACATGGATGTGATGTGGCTAAGAAACCCATTCTCCCAGCTGCATCATCAAGGAGAAGACCTGGAGATTAGCTGCGACAGATATAATGGCCAACCTTTCGACCAATCCAACTCCATCAACACAGGCTTCTACTTCGTGGCCTCGAACAACAAGACCATCGCATTGTTCGACGAGTGGTACGCGGCGAGTCGCACATCGAAAGGCATGAAGGAACAGGATGTGCTCTACAGCATGAAATCTCAGGGAGCATTTCGACGGCTGGGCATGAAGGTTAGGTTCTTGGACACTGCATACTTCAGTGGATTCTGTGAAGACAGCAGGGATTCACGTAGGGTGACGACAGTGCACGCAAACTGCTGCCGAAGCATCAAAGCGAAGCTTACTGACCTGAAGAGAGCGCTTCAAGTGTGGAAGACGCATACCGGCACAAGTATCAGATGGCCTCCCCACACCGCTTGTGCTCACTCCTGGGGATAA
- the LOC103976636 gene encoding BOI-related E3 ubiquitin-protein ligase 1, with amino-acid sequence MDFSQAVLDPSANGAAPNPGKRGREIGVPVAMALPQQNRSIDLLSLQPQPPLPPPALVRFAQLQSHPPAVVSTGLRLSPEEGLLSTFSTSFLSSIFSEELAAHLNQQKGEIEQFLCAQRDQLRRALAQKRRRHYRSLIGAAAESAAQRLREKAAAVGRLTRRIIELEDHLARLRTESMAWQAKAMADQATAASLEAQLQQAAAAAASRAQGGPCGKSIPAEDAESIYVDPDRVEMKRACRACRARLASVVLLPCRHLCLCDACDGGESPAESCPVCGCVTTGRIQVLLG; translated from the exons ATGGACTTCTCTCAGGCCGTCCTCGATCCGTCCGCCAATGGAG CGGCGCCGAATCCCGGGAAGAGAGGTAGGGAGATCGGAGTCCCGGTGGCGATGGCATTACCGCAGCAGAACCGATCTATCGATCTCTTATCGTTGCAACCACAGCCTCCGCTTCCGCCCCCGGCGTTGGTCCGCTTCGCCCAGCTTCAAAGCCATCCTCCTGCCGTCGTCTCCACGGGCCTTCGCCTCTCCCCCGAGGAAGGACTCCTTTCCACTTTTTCTACCTCTTTTCTCTCTTCCATTTTCTCTGAGGAGCTCGCCGCCCATCTCAACCAACAGAAGGGAGAGATCGAGCAGTTCCTTTGCGCCCAG CGAGATCAGCTGCGGCGGGCGTTGGCGCAGAAGCGGCGAAGGCACTACCGTTCTTTAATAGGTGCGGCGGCGGAGTCGGCCGCACAGAGGCTACGTGAGAAGGCAGCGGCGGTGGGGCGGTTGACGCGGCGGATCATCGAGCTCGAGGACCACCTTGCCCGCCTCCGAACCGAGTCCATGGCGTGGCAAGCCAAGGCCATGGCCGACCAGGCGACGGCAGCTTCTCTCGAGGCCCAGCTCCAACAGGCGGCCGCGGCTGCAGCGTCCCGGGCGCAGGGTGGCCCGTGCGGCAAGTCGATACCGGCCGAGGACGCGGAGTCGATCTACGTGGACCCGGACCGAGTCGAGATGAAGCGGGCGTGCCGCGCGTGTCGGGCGCGACTGGCTTCGGTGGTACTCCTCCCCTGCCGCCACCTCTGCCTCTGCGACGCCTGCGACGGCGGGGAAAGCCCGGCCGAGTCGTGCCCGGTTTGCGGCTGTGTCACAACTGGGAGAATCCAAGTCTTGCTCGGTTGA
- the LOC135582042 gene encoding serine/threonine-protein kinase D6PK-like, which yields MMDKIPELKMLSPQLPPLDKGPGVHTSSLRSERCPPTSFKSQILDVPVLVSSLKGKDMLGEHNELAPEVDSFRSMDSFEEGRSSFNGASHPPEPVDSDLVTTVYVAIEQDKSDTRCLMRGLSVKGPFTEDLSVQLPAPKPNTALASRGESVEPNEPGAVSSPFSIPRASHTMEATYLAPDSEEKECVWDASLPPSGNVSPHSSIDSTGVVTAMSIVNSCTSTYRSEGVTSDGTMGGACGSAKGSMILDSLESTKTSNSRASDSSGLSDDSSWSNLSGSANKPHKGNDPRWKAILAVRARDGILGMSHFRLLKRLGCGDIGSVYLSELSGTRCYFAMKVMDKASLASRKKLTRAQTEREILQLLDHPFLPTLYTHFETDRFSCLVMEFCPGGDLHTLRQRQQGKHFSEYAARFYAAEVLLALEYLHMLGVVYRDLKPENVLVRDDGHIMLSDFDLSLRCAVSPTLIKTSSLDSDPSKRAAGAFCVQPACIEPSSVCIQPACFMPRLFPQRSKKKTRKPWSEVPRQQAAALPELVVEPTTARSMSFVGTHEYLAPEIIKGEGHGSAVDWWTFGIFLHELLYGRTPFKGSGNRATLFNVVGQQLSFSEAPSTSYASRDLIRGLLVKEPQQRLGVKRGATEIKQHPFFEGVNWALIRCSTPPEVPRPVEAELPLKFGAADGFGGTTTSSKRVVGADVKSGGKYLDFEFF from the exons ATGATGGATAAGATTCCTGAGTTGAAGATGTTGTCCCCGCAGCTTCCTCCACTTGATAAAGGACCGGGTGTGCACACAAGCAGCTTGAGAAGTGAACGATGTCCACCCACTTCTTTCAAATCTCAAATTTTGGATGTCCCTGTACTTGTAAGTTCACTGAAAGGGAAAGACATGTTGGGAGAGCATAATGAATTAGCCCCTGAGGTTGATAGCTTCAGGAGCATGGATTCCTTTGAAGAAGGCAGAAGTTCTTTCAATGGGGCAAGTCATCCTCCAGAGCCTGTCGATAGTGATCTCGTGACGACGGTATATGTGGCGATAGAGCAAGACAAGTCTGATACGCGTTGCTTAATGAGAGGCCTCTCAGTAAAAGGTCCTTTCACTGAAGATCTCTCTGTACAGCTTCCTGCACCAAAGCCAAATACAGCTCTTGCATCAAGAGGTGAGAGTGTCGAGCCAAACGAGCCAGGTGCTGTATCTTCTCCGTTTTCTATTCCGCGTGCATCACACACAATGGAGGCAACATATTTAGCACCAGATTCTGAAGAAAAGGAGTGTGTTTGGGATGCTTCCCTTCCCCCGAGCGGCAATGTCAGTCCTCACAGTAGCATTGACAGCACTGGTGTGGTAACTGCCATGAGCATTGTAAACAGTTGCACGAGCACATATAGAAGTGAAGGAGTCACTAGTGATGGTACCATGGGAGGGGCCTGCGGAAGTGCCAAGGGAAGTATGATACTCGACTCGCTTGAAAGCACTAAAACCAGCAACAGTAGAGCTAGTGATAGCAGCGGTCTTAGTGATGATAGCAGCTGGAGTAATCTTAGTGGAAGTGCTAACAAGCCTCACAAGGGAAATGACCCTAGATGGAAGGCTATTCTTGCGGTTCGGGCTCGGGATGGTATACTGGGTATGAGTCACTTTCGACTGCTCAAACGGCTTGGATGTGGTGATATTGGTAGTGTTTATCTTTCAGAATTGAGTGGCACAAGGTGCTACTTTGCTATGAAGGTGATGGACAAGGCTTCTCTTGCAAGCAGGAAGAAGCTGACCAGGGCCCAAACGGAAAGGGAGATTCTTCAACTTCTGGATCACCCATTCTTACCAACTCTGTATACACATTTTGAGACTGATAGATTTTCATGCTTGGTCATGGAATTTTGCCCTGGTGGTGATTTGCATACATTGAGGCAACGCCAGCAAGGGAAGCACTTTTCTGAGTATGCAGCAAG ATTTTATGCTGCGGAAGTACTACTTGCTCTCGAGTATTTACACATGTTGGGTGTGGTATACAGAGATCTGAAACCAGAAAACGTACTTGTTCGTGACGACGGGCACATAATGCTTTCCGACTTCGATCTTTCTTTGAGGTGTGCCGTCTCCCCAACTCTCATCAAGACCTCATCGCTCGATTCCGATCCTTCCAAACGGGCAGCCGGTGCATTTTGCGTTCAACCAGCCTGCATCGAGCCTTCCTCCGTCTGCATCCAGCCCGCGTGCTTCATGCCCAGACTCTTCCCTCAGAGAAGCAAGAAGAAGACGAGGAAACCATGGTCTGAGGTGCCGAGGCAGCAGGCCGCCGCCCTGCCCGAGCTCGTCGTCGAGCCAACAACTGCTCGATCGATGTCCTTCGTCGGGACGCACGAGTACTTAGCCCCTGAAATCATCAAAGGCGAGGGCCACGGAAGTGCTGTGGACTGGTGGACCTTCGGTATATTCCTGCACGAGCTCCTTTATGGCCGGACGCCGTTCAAGGGCTCAGGCAACCGCGCGACGCTGTTCAACGTGGTCGGCCAGCAGCTCAGCTTCTCGGAGGCCCCATCGACCAGCTACGCTAGCAGAGATCTGATAAGAGGGCTTCTGGTGAAAGAGCCGCAGCAAAGGCTGGGCGTCAAGAGGGGAGCCACGGAGATAAAGCAGCATCCCTTCTTCGAGGGCGTGAACTGGGCGCTGATTCGATGCAGTACCCCGCCGGAGGTACCGCGGCCGGTCGAGGCTGAGCTGCCGCTAAAGTTCGGCGCGGCCGATGGAttcggcggtactaccaccagcaGCAAAAGGGTTGTGGGTGCGGACGTGAAGTCCGGAGGGAAGTATCTGGATTTCGAGTTTTTCTAG
- the LOC135634896 gene encoding phospholipase A1-Ibeta2, chloroplastic-like has translation MAVGTAAAGAPPRHVSPSRASLPSRHGSRLNPQSSRPASVKSSGATTAVTTSATKIHLANLDRVLLKPSPPQPTFQPEIDLKQHSNNQRSGAGERGGMMMNPFNLASLFPDLFRKQAADEIMSPTSLTRLQRLLSDSSRSSPKNFIAANWRQIHGETGWSGLLDPLDENLRRELVRYGDFVQAAYHAFHSLPSPVFPAASPSSRHHHILLPDRFYRHTKTLFATSSLDLPDWAQPAAPQWLTQRSSWIGYVAVCDNDREVRRMGRRDVTIVLRGTATCLEWAENLRTALVPVDSEAEAAVEVGQRGVPKVACGFRSLHKTAGEHVPSLATAVVEEVRRLMEVYEGEELSITVTGHSLGAALALLVADELSTCAPRVPPIAVVSFGGPRVGNRAFAERLKRRGVNVLRVVNDKDVVTMVPSAAGLPHLSEEYEHVGSELRVDNRDSPYLRPDAGPACCHDLEAYLHLVDGFMGTGFGFRSDTKRSLVRLLELQRPNIKKVYLSGAQALRLNPVDVRRPVQSKDPACLASPNLIH, from the coding sequence ATGGCCGTAGGAACTGCCGCCGCCGGGGCACCACCCCGCCACGTCTCTCCCTCCCGCGCCTCCTTGCCTTCTCGCCATGGCTCCCGCCTCAACCCTCAGTCCTCCCGCCCTGCGTCCGTCAAAAGCAGCGGCGCCACCACCGCGGTCACCACCTCTGCTACCAAGATCCATCTCGCCAACCTCGATCGCGTCCTCCTCAAACCCTCGCCGCCGCAACCTACTTTTCAACCCGAGATTGACCTCAAGCAGCATTCCAACAACCAGCGCAGCGGTGCCGGCGAAAGAGGAGGGATGATGATGAACCCGTTCAACCTGGCTTCTCTATTTCCTGATTTGTTCAGGAAGCAGGCGGCCGACGAGATAATGTCCCCTACGAGCTTGACCCGCCTCCAgcgcctcctctccgatagctcgCGATCCTCCCCTAAGAACTTCATCGCCGCCAATTGGCGCCAGATTCACGGCGAAACGGGTTGGTCGGGCCTCCTCGACCCCCTCGATGAGAACCTCCGCCGTGAGCTCGTCCGGTATGGCGACTTCGTCCAGGCCGCCTACCACGCCTTCCACTCCCTTCCCTCGCCCGTCTTCCCCGCTGCATCGCCTTCCTCTCGTCACCACCACATCCTACTCCCTGATCGTTTCTACCGCCACACCAAGACCCTCTTCGCCACTTCCTCTCTCGACCTCCCGGACTGGGCGCAGCCCGCCGCCCCGCAGTGGCTCACCCAGCGTTCCAGCTGGATCGGCTACGTCGCAGTCTGCGACAACGATCGCGAGGTCCGCCGCATGGGTCGGCGCGACGTCACAATCGTTCTCCGCGGCACCGCCACCTGCCTCGAGTGGGCCGAGAATCTACGCACGGCCCTCGTCCCCGTGGATTCCGAAGCTGAAGCCGCTGTCGAAGTTGGCCAACGAGGCGTGCCGAAGGTGGCTTGCGGGTTCCGCAGCCTGCACAAAACGGCCGGGGAGCACGTGCCGAGCCTCGCGACGGCGGTGGTGGAGGAAGTGCGCCGCCTCATGGAGGTCTACGAGGGGGAGGAGCTCAGCATCACCGTGACCGGCCACAGCCTGGGGGCGGCCCTGGCACTGTTAGTGGCGGACGAGCTGAGCACGTGCGCCCCGCGGGTGCCGCCCATCGCAGTGGTCTCCTTCGGCGGGCCGCGCGTGGGGAACCGCGCGTTCGCCGAAAGGCTGAAGCGGAGGGGTGTCAACGTGCTGCGGGTGGTCAACGACAAGGACGTCGTCACGATGGTACCGTCGGCGGCGGGGCTGCCGCACCTCAGTGAGGAGTACGAGCACGTGGGTTCGGAGCTGAGGGTGGACAACCGGGACTCGCCCTACCTCAGGCCGGACGCCGGACCCGCTTGCTGCCACGACCTGGAGGCCTACCTCCACCTGGTGGACGGGTTCATGGGAACCGGGTTCGGGTTCCGGTCCGACACCAAGAGGAGTCTGGTCCGACTTCTGGAGCTGCAACGGCCCAACATCAAGAAGGTCTATCTGAGCGGGGCGCAAGCTTTAAGGCTCAATCCGGTCGACGTCCGTCGCCCGGTCCAGTCAAAGGATCCGGCTTGCCTCGCGAGTCCAAATTTGATTCATTGA